One genomic segment of Vibrio quintilis includes these proteins:
- a CDS encoding helix-turn-helix domain-containing protein, whose protein sequence is MMLNTTQDWHVADIKAALEKAGTNCERLANEHGIAGSTLRNAFRQKYPKAEKIIADKIGVPPEEIWPSRYSKKSA, encoded by the coding sequence ATGATGCTGAATACAACGCAAGACTGGCATGTTGCAGATATAAAGGCAGCCTTGGAGAAAGCAGGGACAAACTGCGAACGACTGGCAAATGAGCATGGTATTGCGGGGTCCACTTTGCGCAATGCTTTTCGCCAGAAATATCCGAAAGCGGAAAAAATTATCGCGGATAAGATCGGCGTTCCACCGGAAGAAATTTGGCCTTCACGGTACTCGAAAAAGAGCGCATAA
- a CDS encoding ABC transporter permease codes for MNYQWNHRMLLLPAGLICLAFFLLPLTRLMWLSASDAGAGYVAMITRPVYYLSLFSTVILSVVVTFFSLVIATVTGLFLTRSQFRGKSLLIAMLSFPLAFPGVVIGFFIIMLGGRQGLVAQLSLAITGDRWVFAYSMAGLFLGYLYFSIPRVVLTVMGAAEKLDPSLPEAGRSLGAGRWQILRDITLPALMPGLISSGSVCFATAMGAFGTAFTLATQIDVLPMTIYTEFTLNANFAMAATLSLVLGGITWLCLVMARLKGAGSVNMGG; via the coding sequence ATGAATTATCAATGGAATCACCGGATGCTGCTGCTTCCCGCCGGGCTGATTTGTCTGGCCTTTTTTCTGCTGCCGCTGACCCGGCTGATGTGGTTGTCCGCGTCCGATGCCGGAGCCGGATATGTGGCGATGATCACCCGGCCTGTGTATTACCTCAGCCTGTTTTCTACCGTGATTTTATCGGTTGTGGTGACCTTTTTCAGTCTGGTGATTGCCACGGTCACCGGGTTATTTCTCACCCGTTCTCAGTTCCGGGGCAAATCACTGCTGATTGCGATGCTGAGTTTTCCGCTGGCTTTTCCCGGCGTGGTGATCGGTTTTTTCATCATAATGCTGGGCGGCAGACAGGGGCTGGTGGCGCAGCTGAGTCTGGCGATAACCGGGGATCGCTGGGTGTTTGCTTACTCGATGGCCGGTTTGTTTCTCGGGTATCTGTATTTCTCGATTCCCAGAGTGGTACTGACGGTCATGGGGGCGGCTGAAAAACTCGACCCCAGCCTGCCGGAAGCCGGGCGATCACTGGGAGCCGGGCGCTGGCAGATTTTACGCGATATTACGCTGCCGGCGCTGATGCCGGGGCTGATTTCTTCCGGCTCTGTCTGCTTTGCAACCGCAATGGGTGCATTTGGCACCGCATTTACGCTGGCGACACAAATCGATGTGTTACCCATGACGATTTATACCGAATTTACCCTCAATGCCAACTTTGCCATGGCGGCGACCCTGAGCCTGGTGCTGGGAGGCATCACCTGGCTGTGTCTGGTGATGGCGCGGCTCAAAGGCGCTGGCTCAGTGAATATGGGAGGCTGA
- a CDS encoding cupin domain-containing protein, giving the protein MQIDREQSGNREQTENGNQQRIWQDTPYPGVCFYGLSESLESGRTALLKFDAGARLPAHAHPGWEQLLILEGQFRVNHQCCHPRDYVFLPAGETHEVEAITAGIYLTIAEKAGVKISKEAEI; this is encoded by the coding sequence ATGCAGATCGATCGTGAACAATCAGGAAATCGTGAACAGACAGAAAATGGTAACCAACAAAGAATATGGCAAGACACACCTTATCCGGGCGTGTGTTTTTACGGGTTATCAGAATCGCTTGAATCAGGCCGGACAGCATTACTGAAATTTGACGCGGGTGCGCGGCTTCCGGCACATGCACACCCGGGCTGGGAACAGTTGTTGATTCTTGAAGGGCAGTTCCGGGTGAACCATCAGTGCTGTCATCCACGGGATTATGTGTTTTTGCCTGCCGGAGAAACCCATGAAGTGGAAGCGATCACCGCGGGCATCTATCTGACGATTGCGGAAAAAGCCGGGGTTAAAATCAGCAAAGAGGCTGAAATTTAG
- a CDS encoding iron transporter yields MSRNMLLAALAIPAFAVSTAYAGEVPAGETIEMNGMEIAAVYLQPITMEPQGMMRAASKSDVHLEADIHALKGNKNGFGAGEWIPYLTIEYKLKNLDTGKTQEGTFMPMVATDGPHYGSNVKMLGVGNYELTFHIEPPSKAGLLRHTDKETGVGRWFKPFDANYKFKYVGLN; encoded by the coding sequence ATGTCCAGGAACATGTTACTTGCCGCTTTGGCAATCCCCGCTTTTGCTGTGTCCACTGCTTACGCGGGTGAAGTCCCGGCAGGTGAAACCATTGAAATGAACGGCATGGAAATCGCGGCAGTTTACCTCCAGCCGATTACCATGGAACCTCAGGGAATGATGCGGGCAGCATCCAAATCAGATGTTCACCTTGAAGCCGATATTCACGCACTGAAAGGCAACAAAAACGGCTTTGGTGCCGGTGAGTGGATTCCTTACCTGACCATTGAATACAAGCTGAAAAACTTAGACACCGGCAAAACACAGGAAGGCACTTTTATGCCGATGGTTGCGACCGACGGCCCTCACTATGGTTCCAACGTCAAAATGCTGGGTGTCGGTAACTATGAACTGACATTCCACATCGAGCCGCCATCAAAAGCTGGTCTGCTGCGTCACACCGATAAAGAAACCGGTGTCGGTCGCTGGTTCAAACCTTTTGATGCCAATTACAAATTTAAATATGTCGGTCTGAACTAG
- a CDS encoding ABC transporter ATP-binding protein — MKLSDSSVSIHLKQIQKTFTDGTLALKPLDLDIHAGEILVLLGPSGCGKTTTLRLIAGLEFADPGGRICFGDQDVTALPVEKRHIGMVFQSYALFPNMNVAENIEYGLRVRGEKPAERQKKVDDMLAMFDLQAYAHRAVDQLSGGQRQRVALARAIITRPRVLLLDEPLSALDAQLKKRLRGEIHLLLKRLGITAVYVTHDQEEAMEMGDRIVVLDQGEIAQTGTAEAIYLAPESRFVADFIGRMNYLSAHVQQGHGALVLNLPEGQSWTLPPGILPDFLPVSGEVTLMIRPEDIRLETETTDQAAIAATVVSGVFLGDRTRVVAEIGPAHPQICVDCFSRRAYSAGQTVFMIPDQSRLIWLNTEQQ; from the coding sequence ATGAAATTATCCGATTCAAGTGTATCGATTCACCTGAAGCAAATTCAGAAAACCTTTACCGATGGCACGCTGGCGCTTAAGCCGCTGGATTTAGACATTCACGCCGGAGAAATTCTGGTACTGCTTGGCCCCTCGGGCTGTGGAAAAACCACGACACTGCGTTTGATCGCCGGGCTGGAATTTGCTGACCCCGGTGGCCGTATTTGTTTTGGTGATCAGGATGTGACCGCGCTGCCGGTTGAAAAGCGTCATATCGGGATGGTCTTTCAATCCTATGCGCTGTTTCCGAATATGAACGTGGCGGAAAATATTGAATACGGATTGCGGGTCAGGGGAGAGAAGCCGGCAGAGCGGCAGAAAAAAGTGGATGACATGCTGGCGATGTTTGATTTGCAGGCGTATGCCCACCGGGCGGTGGATCAGTTGTCCGGCGGGCAGCGGCAGCGGGTGGCGCTCGCAAGGGCGATTATTACCCGGCCACGGGTGCTGCTGCTGGATGAACCGCTCTCGGCACTCGACGCTCAGCTGAAAAAAAGGTTGCGGGGAGAGATCCACCTGTTGCTGAAACGTCTGGGGATTACCGCGGTGTATGTCACTCATGATCAGGAAGAAGCGATGGAAATGGGGGACCGGATTGTGGTGCTCGATCAGGGAGAAATTGCCCAGACCGGCACGGCGGAAGCGATTTATCTGGCGCCTGAGAGCCGGTTTGTGGCGGATTTTATCGGCCGGATGAATTATCTCTCTGCCCATGTTCAGCAAGGACACGGGGCGCTGGTTCTGAACCTGCCGGAAGGACAGTCATGGACATTGCCACCGGGGATTTTACCGGACTTTCTGCCGGTCAGTGGTGAAGTCACCCTGATGATTCGCCCTGAAGATATTCGTCTGGAAACCGAAACGACCGATCAGGCCGCGATTGCCGCGACTGTGGTCTCAGGCGTCTTTCTCGGAGACCGGACCCGTGTGGTGGCTGAGATTGGTCCGGCGCATCCGCAGATTTGTGTGGATTGCTTTTCCCGCCGGGCGTACAGCGCCGGGCAAACCGTGTTTATGATACCGGATCAATCCCGGCTCATCTGGCTGAATACTGAACAACAATAA
- a CDS encoding LacI family DNA-binding transcriptional regulator has protein sequence MNIRDVAELAGVSPATVSRLLNQTGRVSASARERIEKVIQTTGYAPGRQSGRIEVNHNPTIGVLIPSLLNPVFSEIMAGIQERARHFGFSVMIADTGYERERERQAVVDLIRQRVAGVILTVASVENNEALSLLKEFSFPFCLVHNRSEEDEPSVFVDNYQAGYDVAAQLIAAGHTRLGMVAGRFQVSDRAKQRYAGFQSRIDAGEMAISEALIEVDPCEDAPFDASRLLSMHRQVTAWFCSNDLLAMKLMHYFSRQGIRVPEEISVVGFDGMSFGQLVSPPLATVRVPHRMMGNCAVDLLFNSRHHTGLNLQRQLRYEVNLSGSVMTRQ, from the coding sequence ATGAACATTCGAGATGTTGCTGAACTCGCCGGTGTTTCACCGGCGACAGTCTCCCGGTTACTGAATCAGACCGGCCGGGTCAGTGCCTCTGCCCGTGAACGGATTGAAAAGGTCATTCAGACCACAGGCTATGCCCCTGGCCGCCAGTCCGGGCGTATCGAAGTCAACCACAATCCGACTATTGGTGTATTGATTCCGAGCCTGCTGAATCCGGTTTTTTCTGAAATTATGGCGGGCATACAGGAACGGGCCAGACACTTTGGGTTTTCCGTGATGATTGCAGACACCGGCTATGAACGCGAGCGGGAGCGGCAGGCGGTGGTGGATTTAATTCGTCAGCGGGTCGCGGGTGTGATTCTGACCGTTGCCAGTGTGGAGAATAACGAAGCGCTGTCCCTGCTCAAAGAATTCAGCTTTCCCTTTTGTCTGGTTCATAACCGTTCTGAGGAGGATGAACCGTCTGTCTTCGTGGATAACTATCAGGCGGGCTACGATGTGGCCGCGCAGCTGATAGCGGCGGGCCACACCCGGCTGGGTATGGTTGCCGGACGGTTTCAGGTGTCAGACCGGGCAAAGCAGCGTTATGCCGGATTTCAAAGCCGGATTGATGCCGGTGAGATGGCTATATCCGAAGCGTTGATTGAAGTGGACCCCTGTGAGGACGCGCCATTTGATGCCAGCCGGTTGCTGAGCATGCACCGGCAGGTCACCGCCTGGTTTTGCAGTAATGATTTGCTGGCAATGAAACTGATGCACTATTTTTCCCGCCAGGGGATCCGGGTGCCGGAAGAAATCTCTGTGGTGGGGTTTGACGGGATGTCTTTCGGACAACTGGTCTCTCCGCCATTAGCAACCGTCCGGGTGCCGCACCGGATGATGGGTAACTGTGCGGTGGATTTACTGTTTAATTCCCGGCATCACACCGGGTTAAACCTGCAACGACAACTCCGTTATGAGGTGAACCTGAGTGGTTCAGTCATGACACGTCAATAA
- a CDS encoding phosphodiesterase — protein sequence MLIAQLTDLHIREGGKPAYRKVDTLACLREAVNHINALQPRPDLVVVTGDLGDYGTPEEYAVILPELQRLQPAIQVIPGNHDHRGCLREALAELTTFDHPHYCNFIRECGGYVLVGLDTSVIGQPYGLLSDETLIWLDQVLQTHADRPVLLFMHHPPMAVGLNHMDVQKLQNDDQLYDVLTWYSHVKGIVTGHLHRPVFALWHDLPVWVGPAHNHAVTLDLDPQAPSSFSLESRAIQLFALKPEGIVSHLSYLGAGEGPFPFFDENHQLIC from the coding sequence ATGCTGATTGCACAACTGACTGATTTACATATCCGGGAAGGCGGCAAACCCGCTTACCGGAAAGTCGATACACTGGCCTGTTTACGTGAGGCCGTGAATCATATTAATGCCCTGCAACCCCGGCCTGATCTGGTTGTTGTGACCGGTGATCTGGGAGATTACGGGACACCGGAAGAGTATGCAGTCATTCTGCCGGAATTACAGCGGCTTCAGCCTGCGATTCAGGTGATTCCGGGCAACCATGACCACCGGGGATGCCTGCGGGAAGCACTGGCAGAACTGACGACATTCGATCATCCGCATTATTGTAATTTTATCCGTGAGTGCGGGGGCTATGTGCTGGTCGGGCTGGATACTTCCGTGATTGGTCAGCCGTACGGTTTGCTGAGTGACGAGACACTGATATGGCTTGATCAGGTGTTGCAGACTCACGCGGACCGTCCTGTGTTGCTGTTTATGCATCATCCGCCGATGGCTGTTGGCCTGAACCATATGGATGTTCAGAAACTGCAAAATGATGATCAGCTGTATGACGTGTTGACGTGGTATTCTCACGTGAAAGGGATTGTGACCGGCCATCTGCACCGGCCTGTCTTTGCGCTCTGGCATGATTTGCCGGTCTGGGTCGGACCGGCACACAACCATGCCGTGACGCTGGATTTGGATCCGCAGGCGCCTTCTTCTTTTTCGCTTGAAAGCCGTGCGATTCAGTTATTTGCTTTAAAGCCGGAAGGTATCGTCAGCCATCTGAGTTATCTCGGTGCGGGGGAAGGTCCATTTCCATTTTTCGATGAGAATCATCAGCTGATTTGTTAG
- a CDS encoding FTR1 family iron permease → MFISPLKHLFSMPLSIALLIFISFSASAAIVDYQAAADDINTRLDKTLSLYQAGDVAQAKSTVQMAYFDIYEGIEGPIRINYSQKYSAELEAKFGEIRKMIADKAPVNKVQAEIEWLKKEIATVPEILKSGHQLVAENQDLSADNILPFWRTQVEMIDSTLNQALTEYRESAETPEQSTQKITRSRELILTAQYTAYKNSDLETAIRLYRSAEKAAGYNDQFKALVKLTKQDYSQKRLIEFSYSLSNLVADLKDDLPGLPATRDSQKPQTDTDTAQTQQDWQPVIADISSAVEQAIAQYQQGQVSEAMAGIQDAYFDHFEASGMENSVGARDTNAKSTLEGYFTRMVSQMKAGADVAEIQSQFSQLKTALNRAAGTLAEGGDGWWAMLIASLTIILREGLEALLIVAAIAAYLVKNEHQDKIYIVKSSVIWGLIASLITAVLFQWLFTNAGASRELLEGFTMLIAVVVLFFMSYWLLSKVEATQWKHYLESKLSHSLTAGSLAGLWFASFLAVYREGAETILFYYALAAGATPSSMAGLFAGLFAGIVILVLIYFVMRYSVVRLPLKPFFMFTGSFMYLMAFVFSGKGVLELVEGKLFQPTLLSGWPQFSLLGIYPYAETLAPQAILIGAAIAALIVIKRQRIS, encoded by the coding sequence ATGTTCATAAGCCCGTTGAAACATCTCTTCTCCATGCCCTTGTCAATCGCCTTACTGATTTTTATCAGCTTCTCTGCATCCGCCGCGATTGTCGACTATCAGGCTGCCGCAGATGACATCAATACCCGGTTAGATAAAACCCTGTCGCTGTATCAGGCCGGTGACGTTGCGCAGGCAAAATCAACGGTCCAGATGGCTTATTTTGATATTTATGAAGGCATTGAAGGCCCGATCCGGATTAACTATTCGCAAAAATACAGTGCCGAACTGGAAGCCAAATTCGGTGAAATCAGAAAGATGATTGCCGACAAAGCCCCCGTGAACAAAGTGCAGGCTGAAATTGAGTGGCTGAAAAAAGAAATCGCCACCGTGCCGGAGATTCTCAAATCCGGCCATCAGCTGGTGGCAGAGAATCAGGATCTCAGTGCCGACAACATTCTGCCCTTCTGGCGCACTCAGGTTGAAATGATTGACAGCACACTCAATCAGGCATTAACGGAATACCGTGAATCGGCAGAAACACCGGAACAATCCACACAAAAAATCACCAGGTCCCGCGAACTGATCCTGACGGCACAATATACCGCTTACAAAAATTCAGACCTGGAAACTGCGATTCGCCTGTATCGCTCTGCGGAAAAAGCCGCCGGATATAACGATCAGTTTAAAGCGCTGGTCAAACTGACCAAACAGGATTACAGCCAGAAAAGGCTGATTGAATTCAGTTACAGCTTATCGAATCTGGTCGCCGATCTGAAAGATGACCTGCCCGGCCTGCCCGCCACGCGTGACAGCCAGAAACCGCAGACGGACACAGACACCGCACAAACGCAGCAAGACTGGCAACCCGTGATTGCGGACATTTCCTCCGCTGTGGAACAGGCGATAGCGCAATATCAGCAGGGACAGGTCAGCGAAGCGATGGCCGGCATTCAGGATGCCTATTTTGATCACTTCGAAGCCAGCGGGATGGAAAACAGCGTCGGTGCGCGCGATACCAACGCCAAATCCACTCTTGAGGGCTATTTCACCCGTATGGTCAGCCAGATGAAAGCCGGTGCGGACGTGGCTGAAATTCAGTCTCAGTTCAGCCAGCTGAAAACCGCTCTCAACCGGGCAGCAGGTACCTTAGCAGAAGGCGGCGACGGCTGGTGGGCGATGCTGATTGCCAGCCTGACCATCATTCTGCGTGAAGGGCTCGAAGCCTTGTTGATCGTCGCTGCGATTGCCGCATATCTGGTGAAAAATGAGCATCAGGACAAAATTTATATTGTGAAAAGCTCGGTAATCTGGGGGCTCATTGCCAGCCTGATCACAGCGGTGCTGTTCCAGTGGCTGTTTACCAATGCCGGGGCCAGCCGGGAGCTGCTGGAAGGATTCACCATGCTGATTGCCGTAGTGGTACTGTTCTTTATGAGCTACTGGCTGCTGTCGAAAGTGGAAGCCACCCAGTGGAAACATTATCTGGAAAGTAAACTGTCCCACTCACTGACCGCCGGCTCGCTGGCCGGTTTATGGTTCGCCAGCTTTCTGGCCGTGTACCGGGAAGGCGCGGAAACCATTCTGTTCTATTACGCGCTGGCAGCCGGTGCCACCCCGTCCTCGATGGCCGGGCTGTTTGCCGGACTGTTCGCCGGTATCGTGATTCTCGTTTTGATTTACTTTGTGATGCGTTACAGCGTCGTCAGGCTGCCGCTGAAGCCTTTCTTTATGTTTACCGGCAGCTTTATGTACTTAATGGCCTTTGTATTCTCCGGCAAAGGCGTGCTGGAGCTGGTTGAAGGCAAACTCTTTCAGCCCACCCTGCTTTCCGGCTGGCCGCAGTTCAGCCTGCTGGGAATTTATCCTTATGCCGAAACACTGGCACCGCAGGCAATCCTGATTGGTGCGGCCATCGCTGCGCTGATCGTCATAAAACGTCAGCGAATCTCATAA
- a CDS encoding ABC transporter permease, with protein MKRTGVFYLQLGFTLLVCAFLIVPVLMSITAGLTNNYFTGIKSGLTLRWVTEVWEMYAGTVWLTLRIALAATVINLLAGVPCAYYLARYPSRFAVWFEECLTLPVAIPGLAIALGLLSVYGDITAFRTSWLFILTGHVIFTLPFMVKAVLAVLCSINFRVLEEGAASLGASFRQRFVDVIIPNCKTGIINGVLMTLTLSVGEFNLTWMLHTPLTKTLPVGLADSYASMRLEISSAYTLIFLCLILPLLMAAQRLNRRPV; from the coding sequence ATGAAAAGAACAGGTGTTTTTTATCTTCAGCTGGGTTTTACACTGCTGGTGTGTGCGTTTCTGATTGTGCCGGTGCTGATGTCCATCACGGCCGGGCTGACGAACAACTATTTTACCGGTATTAAAAGCGGCCTGACACTGCGCTGGGTGACCGAAGTGTGGGAGATGTATGCCGGAACTGTGTGGCTGACGCTCCGGATCGCACTGGCAGCGACGGTGATTAATCTGCTGGCGGGAGTGCCCTGTGCATATTATCTCGCCCGTTATCCGTCGCGGTTTGCCGTGTGGTTTGAAGAGTGTCTGACTTTACCGGTGGCGATTCCCGGCCTGGCTATCGCGCTGGGGCTGTTGTCGGTTTATGGTGACATCACGGCTTTTCGTACCAGCTGGCTGTTTATCCTGACCGGCCATGTCATTTTTACCCTGCCGTTTATGGTCAAAGCCGTGCTGGCGGTGCTGTGCAGTATCAATTTCCGGGTGCTGGAGGAGGGGGCGGCCAGTCTCGGGGCTTCGTTCCGGCAACGCTTTGTCGATGTGATTATTCCCAACTGCAAAACCGGCATCATAAACGGGGTGCTGATGACCCTGACGTTATCGGTGGGGGAATTCAATCTGACCTGGATGCTGCATACGCCCCTGACCAAAACCTTGCCGGTCGGACTGGCAGATTCTTATGCGTCGATGCGGCTGGAAATCAGCTCTGCTTATACGCTGATTTTTCTGTGCCTGATTCTGCCTCTGCTGATGGCGGCACAGCGACTGAACCGCAGACCGGTGTAA
- a CDS encoding ABC transporter substrate-binding protein, producing the protein MMVSVAQAADAICYNCPPEWANWGGQLKQIKRELGISVPMDNKNSGQSLSQLVAEKNNPVADVVYYGVSFGINAKKKGVTEAYQPKNWDKIPAGLKDPDGYWFAIHSGTIGFFVNVDALDGKPVPQSWKDLLKPAYRGMVGYLDPTSAFVGYASAVAVNQAMGGNLDNFSPAIRYFQQLAKNRPIVPKQTSYARVISGEIPILLDYDFNAYRAKYKDKANVQFVIPQEGTIVVPYVMSSVKGAPHPGYGHQILDFVLSDKGQRLWADAYLRPVIASAMSPQAKAKFLPASEYQRAGAVDFGRMAEVQQGFTQNYRNHVR; encoded by the coding sequence ATGATGGTCTCTGTTGCGCAGGCCGCCGATGCGATCTGCTATAACTGCCCGCCGGAGTGGGCAAACTGGGGCGGACAACTGAAACAGATTAAACGCGAGCTGGGCATCAGTGTGCCGATGGATAATAAGAATTCGGGTCAGTCACTGTCACAGCTGGTGGCTGAGAAAAATAACCCGGTGGCGGATGTGGTGTATTACGGTGTCTCGTTCGGCATCAATGCGAAGAAAAAAGGGGTGACCGAAGCCTATCAACCGAAAAACTGGGACAAAATCCCGGCCGGTCTGAAAGATCCGGATGGTTATTGGTTTGCCATTCATTCCGGTACGATTGGCTTCTTTGTCAATGTCGATGCGCTGGATGGAAAGCCGGTTCCGCAGTCATGGAAAGATTTACTGAAGCCGGCATACCGCGGCATGGTGGGTTACCTTGATCCGACCAGTGCATTTGTCGGTTATGCCAGTGCGGTTGCGGTCAATCAGGCCATGGGCGGGAATCTGGACAACTTCTCACCGGCGATCCGCTATTTTCAGCAACTGGCGAAAAACAGACCGATTGTGCCGAAACAAACCTCCTATGCCAGAGTGATTTCCGGCGAGATCCCGATTCTGCTCGATTATGACTTCAATGCTTACCGGGCAAAATACAAAGATAAAGCCAATGTGCAGTTTGTGATTCCACAGGAAGGCACGATAGTGGTTCCTTACGTGATGAGCAGTGTCAAAGGTGCGCCGCATCCGGGCTACGGTCATCAAATCCTTGATTTTGTGTTGTCTGACAAAGGGCAGCGTTTGTGGGCCGATGCCTATTTAAGACCGGTGATTGCATCGGCGATGAGCCCGCAGGCGAAAGCAAAATTCCTGCCCGCTTCTGAATACCAGCGTGCCGGTGCGGTTGATTTTGGCCGCATGGCAGAGGTGCAGCAGGGGTTCACACAAAATTACCGTAACCATGTCCGCTAA
- a CDS encoding helix-turn-helix domain-containing protein: MEKHEENPLLSQYKLQIDQFKDRLRDVMGDESVRSFSKRCGISESVIRKYLKGSYPVMDKLPRIAEATGMSMGWLISGCESDCIAEASGQNQELPERLKILMKGREARQAAEDWQVSVSTLKACLDGSVPSLNIASRIASAEGISLEWLATGHGLMYQTDDGILPPKVQGINRETLTQSIEKIDSLCQKNALILDNRKKARIIALVYQMSLNPEKIDESVYFEIIKLAS, encoded by the coding sequence ATGGAAAAACATGAAGAAAACCCGCTCCTGTCGCAGTACAAACTACAGATTGATCAGTTTAAAGACAGGTTGAGAGATGTCATGGGGGATGAATCCGTACGCTCTTTTTCAAAGAGATGTGGTATTTCTGAGAGTGTGATCAGAAAATACTTAAAGGGCTCTTACCCGGTCATGGACAAACTCCCCAGAATTGCTGAAGCCACCGGCATGAGTATGGGCTGGTTAATTTCCGGCTGCGAATCGGACTGTATTGCGGAAGCATCCGGTCAAAATCAGGAACTGCCGGAACGGCTGAAAATCCTGATGAAGGGCCGGGAAGCAAGACAGGCCGCTGAAGACTGGCAGGTCAGTGTATCCACCCTCAAAGCCTGCCTCGATGGCTCCGTCCCCAGCCTGAACATTGCCAGCCGGATTGCGTCGGCTGAAGGTATCTCACTGGAATGGCTCGCAACCGGTCATGGGCTGATGTATCAAACAGACGATGGAATCCTGCCACCAAAAGTGCAGGGAATTAACCGGGAAACCCTGACGCAATCAATCGAAAAAATCGATTCATTATGTCAAAAGAATGCGTTAATCCTCGATAACCGGAAAAAAGCCCGGATCATAGCGCTGGTTTATCAAATGTCCCTGAATCCGGAAAAAATTGATGAGTCTGTTTATTTTGAAATCATCAAACTGGCGTCATGA